The Streptomyces sp. NBC_01317 genomic interval TCAAGCTCGCACGGGCCCACGAGGACCACGGCTGGGACCGGGTGCTGTTCGCGTACGGGTCGGGCTCACCCGACCCCGCCCCGGCCGCCGCGTACATCGCCGCGCACCTGGACAAGCTCCAACTCCTGCTGGCGCACCGGCCGAACGTGTCGTACCCGACCTTCGCCGCGAAGACGTTCGCCACTCTCGACCGGATCAGTGACGGCCGTCTGACGGTCCACTTCATCACCGGGGGCAGCGACCAGGAGCAGGGACGCGAGGGGGACACCCTCACCAAGGACCAGCGGTACTCCCGCACCCGCGAGTACATCGAGATCGTCAAGCGGATCTGGACCTCGCACGAGCCCTTCGACCACGAGGGCGAGCACTACCGGTTCCACGACTTCGTCAGCGACGTCTTCCCGGTCCAACAGCCCCGGCCCAACGTCTCGTTCGGCGGATCCTCCGACGCGGCCCACGCCGCCGGCGGCGCCGAGGCGGACATCTACTGCCTGTGGGGCGAGCCACTGGCGAAGACCGCCGAGCAGATCGAGACGGTGAAGGCCGCGGCGCGCGCCGCCGGCCGTACGACCCCGCCCCGGATCCAGGTCGCGTTCCGGCCGATCATCGCTCCCACGGAGGAGCTGGCCTGGGAGAAGGCGCACCGCACGGTGGCCGCCATCAACGCCCGCAAGGAGCGGGGGGACGCGCTGGTCAGGCGGGGCCGGGGGGCGCCGGAGAACACCGGCTCGCAGCGGCTGATCGCGATCGCGGAGGCGGGTGAGCGGTACGACCGCGCGCTGTGGACGCCGACCGCCGCCGCCACGGGCGGCGCGGGCAACTCCAACGCGCTGGTGGGCACACCGGAGACGGTCGCCCAGGCGCTGCTCGACTACTACGACCTGGGCGTGGACATCCTCTCGGCCCGTGGTTACGACCTGCTGGGCGACGCCATCGACTTCGGCCGCCATGTGATCCCGCTGGTCCGCGAAGAGGTCGCGAAGCGAGACACCGAGCGCACCGCGCGGGCCGCGCGCACCGAGAACGCCGGGACCGGCCCGCTGAGACTGGCGGAGGCCGGGAGATGACCTCCGTCGCCGAACCGGGCGGGCTGACCTGGGCCACGGCCGCCGTCACGGACCCGCTCGCCCGGCCGATGCTGCGGGAGCTGGGGGACGAGTACTCCGCGCGGTACGGCAAGGACGCGCACGCCGAGATGGCCCGCTACCCGGCGGCGGAGTTCGAACCGCCGCACGGCGTGCTGCTGCTGTTGCTGGAGCGGGGTGAGGCGGTCGCCGGAGGCGCGTTCCGCCGCTACGACCCCGCCACGGCGGAGCTGAAGCGCATCTGGACCCACTCCGCCCACCGGCGGCGCGGGCTCGCCCGCCGGGTCGTCGCCGAGCTGGAACGTCTCGCCGCCGCGCGTGGCTACCGGCGGGTCTGTCTCACCACCGGGCCGCGCCAGCCCGAGGCCAAGGGCCTCTATCTGCGGACCGGTTACACACCGCTGTTCGACACGGCGGCCGACCCCGAGACCATCGGGCCGCTCCCGTTCGAGAAACACCTCGCTCCGTCGAGGGGAAAGAGATGAAAACCGTGCGCGCTCAGGTATCCGCCGTCCTCGCGGCCGTTCTGCTGCTGCCCGCCCTGGCCGCCTGTGGTGCGGACGACACGTCCGGCAAGGAGACGGCGGGCGCCGCGTCCCCCGCGCCCTCGGGCGACGTGGTCGCCGCGCTCAAGAAGGACGACGCGCTGGCGAAGCTGCTGCCCGCGGACGTCCGCGAGCGGGGCACGATCAAGATCGCCTCGTCGGTGGGAGCCGCGCCCAGCGCCTACTTCCCCGACGCGACGGGGAAGAAGCCGGTCGGCCTGGACATCGACATCGCCGACGGGGTCGCCAAGATCCTGGGGCTGAGGCTGGAGCGCGAGGAGGCCAGCTTCGAGGCGATCCTGCCCGCGCTCGGCAGTGGCAAGTACGACGTGGGGACCGGCAACTTCGGTGTCACCGACGAGCGTCGCAAGACGATCGACTTCGTCACGTACATCAACGACGGCCAGGGCTTCGCGGTCAGCAAGAACGACACGACCACCCAGAAGGTCACGAAGCTCGACGAACTCTGCGGCAAGACCGTCGGGGTCGGGGCGGGCACCACCTTCGAGGCGACCCTCAACGCGAACAAGTCGGTGTGCGCGGAAGCGGGCAAGAAGCCGTACACGGTCAAGGTCTACTCGGACACCGGCGCCGGCCTCACCAGCCTCCAGCAGGGCCGGATCGACATCGAGATGTCGACCATCAACGGACTGCGCTACCAGGCGGCCCAGCCGGCGGCCGGCATCAAGTTCCTCGGTGAGTTCCACCGGCTCGACGTGGGATTCGCCTTCAAGAAGGGCTCTCCGCTGCTCCCGGCGTTCGAGGGCGCGGTCAACGAACTGATCGCCGACGGCACGTACAAGAAGATCCTCGCGCGGTGGGGCACCCAGGACTCCGCCATCGAGAAGTCCGAGATCAGTCCCCCCGAGAAGAAGTAGCGGCAGGAGCGCCCACCATGGAAACCGCAACCGGCACCGCGCAGGCCGCGCCGCCGCCAGGATCTCTCGTACCACCCGGAACCGCCCAGGACGGCGAGCAGCTCGCCACCCTGAAAGTGGTGCCCGCCCGCCACTACTGGCGATGGGCCGCGGGGGTCGCCGCCCTCGTCGTCGTCGCGCAGTTCATCCACGGCCTGGCCACCAACCCGGGCTGGGACTGGCACACGTTCTCGCTCTACCTGACGGCCGACAGTGTCCTCAAGGCCGTCTGGGTGACCCTCCAACTCACCGCGTACGGCACGGTGCTGGGCTTCGCGCTCGGGATCGTCCTGGCCTTCATGAGGCTGTCGCGCAGTGCGATCCTCCAGACGGTCGCCTGGACGTACATCTGGGCCTTCCGGTCCATCCCGCTCATCGTGCAGCTGCTGTTCTGGTTCAACCTGGCCTATCTGTACAAGGAGCTGGGCGTCGGGATCCCCTTCGGTCCCGTGCTGTGGAGCTTCGACACACTGAACCTGGTCGGCGCCCTGTCGGCCGCCGTCATCGGTCTGGCACTCCACCAGGCCGCGTACGCCGCCGAGATCGTCCGCGGCGGAATCATCTCCGTGGACGGCGGGCAGTTGGAGGCCGCCGCGGCACTGGGCATCCCCCGGCTGCGGCAGCTGCGCAGGATCCTGCTCCCGCAGGCGATGCGCGGCATCCTGCCCAACGCCGCCAACGAGGTCATCTCCCTGTTCAAGGGCACGTCGATCGTGTCCGTGATGGCCATCGGCGAGCTGTTCTACCAGGTGCAGGTGATCTACGGCCGCAACGGGCGTGTGGTGCCCCTGCTGATGGTCGCCACCGCCTGGTACATCCTGCTGACCACCCTGCTGTCCGTCGTCCAGTACTACGTGGAGCGGCACTTCGCGCGGGGCCACGAGCGCACTCCCCCGCCCACCCCGTTCCAGCGTGCCCGCACGTTCGTCCTCAAGCTGCGGGCCACCGCCGCCACCGGAGGTTTCCCGCGATGAGCAACACCGACAGCACAAGTGCGGGCACGAGCGTCGGAAAGGGCCCGGGCGACGGGACGTCCGACGGCGGTCTGATGGTCGACGTGCGCGGGGTCCACAAGAACTTCGGCACCCTCGAAGTACTGCGCGGCGTCGACCTCCAGGTCCGTACCGGCGAGGTGACCGTGGTGCTCGGCCCGTCCGGCTCGGGGAAGTCGACGCTGCTGCGCAGCATCAACCACCTGGAGAAGCTCAACAAGGGCTACATCAGCATCGACGGCGAGCTGATCGGCTACCGCAGGGCCGGCCACAAGCTGCACGAGCTCAAGGAGCGCGAGGTGCTCAAGCAGCGCCTCCACATCGGGTTCGTCTTCCAGAACTTCAACCTCTTCCCCCACCTGACCGTGGTGGAGAACATCATCGAGGCGCCCGTCTCGGCGCTGCGCGTCCCGCGCAAGCAGGCACTCGAACAGGCACGGGTGCTGCTGGAGCGGGTCGGGCTCGCCGACAAGACCGGCGTGTACCCGCGCCAGCTGTCCGGCGGCCAGCAGCAGCGGGTGGCCATCGCCCGCGCCCTGGCGCTGGAGCCGAAGGTGCTGCTCTTCGACGAGCCCACCTCGGCGCTCGACCCCGAACTGGTGGGCGAGGTCCTCGATGTCATCAAGGACCTGGCCCGGTCGGGCACCACCATGATCGTCGTCACTCATGAGATCGGCTTCGCCCGTGAGGTCGCGGACACCGTCGTCTTCATGGACGGCGGAGTGATCGTCGAACAGGGCACGCCGGCGGAGGTGCTCGACCGGCCCCGGCACGAGCGCACCAAGGCGTTCCTGTCGAAGGTCCTCTGACCCTCCCGTACGTGCCACCCCTCCGTCCTCCCCTCCCCCTCACTGTCCCCGTCAAGGAGCCCACCGTGTCGCCCCGTCGCGCCTTCCGTCCCGCCGCCGCCCTGCTCGGCCTCGTCACCGCCCTCACCCTCACCGCCTGCGGCGACCCCGCCGACGACACCGTGAGCAACGCCGCGCCCGCCGCGAAGGGCGCCAAGAAGGCCGAGTTCGACCTGAGTCCGAACCAGAAGCGCATCACGACGCCCAAGGTCGACGCCGTCGCCGCTCTCCTGCCCGCGGCCATCCGCGAGCGCGGCACGCTGGAGGTCGTCAACTCGGCGGGCTCGGCGCCGCCACTCGACTTCTACGCCACCGACGACAAGACCGTGATCGGCGTGGAGACCGACATCTCCGCGCTGATAGCCAACGTGCTGGGGCTCAAGCTGGAGTCCAACACCGTCGACTGGGCGAACATCTTCGTCGGGCTCGACAGCGGTAAGTACGACCTCGGCATCAGCAACATCACCGTCACCGAGGAGCGCAAGGAGAAGTACGACTTCGCCACCTACCGGCTCGACAACCTCGCGTTCGAGGCCAAGAAGGGCTCGGGCTGGAAGGTCGACGGCCCCGAGGACGTGGCGGGGAAGACGATCGGGGTCAGCTCCGGCACCAACCAGGAGAAGCTGCTGGTCACCTGGAGCGAGGAGAACGTGAAGAAGGGCCTCAAGGCCACCGACATCAAGTACTACCAGAACTCCACCGACTACTACCTGGCGCTGGGTTCGGGCCGCCTGGACGCCTACCTGGGCCCGAACCCGGTCGCCGCGTACCACTCCGCCTCCACCGGCCAGACGGAGGTCATCGGCACCTATTCCGGCGGCGGGGCCGACGTCCAGGGCAAGATCGCGGCCACCACCAAGAAGGACAACGGTCTGATCAAGGCGGTGCATGAAGCCCTCAACACCGTCATCGAGAACGGCAGTTACGGAAAGGTCCTCAAGCGCTGGGGCCTGTCCAACGAGGCCGTGACGTCCTCGGAGCTCAACCCGCCCGGGCTGCCGAAGACCAACCAGTGACGACCAACCAGTGACGACCGGCGCGTGACCACCGGCCGGCCGGCGTACCGGCCGGTGTCCGCACCCGAACCGTCTCAGCCCAGCTGCCCCGTGCCCGTGCCCGGCGAACCCGCCGGACACGGGCACTGCGCGTGGTACTTGAGGGCGATGGCCGCCAGGTCCAGATGCGCGCCGAAGGCGGGCCGCGCCGCCAGCCGGCGCGTGTAGTCCCACAGGCGCGGGTAGTGCGCGACACACCGCGCCGCCACGGTGTCCAGATGCGGCCGGTGCACGGTGTCCAGATACACCAGCGCCACCCACAGCTGCACGTCGGCAGCGGTCGGCGTGTCACCGCCCAGTACGAACTCCCGCGCCTCCATGCGCTGTTCGAGCGTGTCCAGCGCGGCGAAGAGCGTGTGCAGGGCGCGGTCCCTGTCCTCTGGACCCGTGGCGGGCCGGCCCGCGATCCCCGCGTTGACACCGATGTCCCGCTCGCACAGCAGGGCGACGGCCTCGATCTCCTCCTCCGTACCGCGCGGGCGCAGTTCGGGACCCGAGCCGCCGAACCGCACCGACAGGTCACGCAGAATGTCCGGGACGTACGTACTGACGATCCGCCCCGTCCAGCCGTCGCTGAGCACGGGTGCGGCGGCGGGCCCCGGGTGGTGGTGCGAGGTGGCCTCGTACAGCGGGAGCAGTGCCTCGTACCCGCCGCCGGGGCCGTCGGGCACGGCGGGGAGCAGGGCCACGGGGAGGGTGTCGCCGAGGTCGAGCAGGCTGTGGGTGACGGCGATCTCCAGACAGGTGGGACAGGCCGGGGACAGGTGGAGGCGGTAGCGGCGCGGGACGGCGTAGTGGCCGCTGCGCGCGTCGCACCCGATCCTGCCGCGGATGGAGGGTGCGATCGCCGGTGTGATGAGGGACATGCGTCTCCCTGCGGTGGATGCGTACGGACGGACGGACGCTCACGACACGCACGGAGGCAGGGCGGACCACGGGCCGGGCACGCGGGCGCGGGAGAGCGCGACGCGTGGTGCTACCGGTCGGAGGAGGGCGTGCCTGTGCCGTGTCGGCTCGGAGGATTACGCGGCGCTGCAGACACGGAGCAGGTCGATGTGGCGACGGGAGGTCAGCAGGGGCAGCGATCGGGCCGTACCGGCCCCGCGATCGATGTCCAGCCCCGAACGACCCATTTGTGCCTACCCGTTCGCTAGATGCCCACAGTCGAGTGTCCGGCCGCCCGGGGGCCCCGTCAAGGGTGCCCGCGTCCCCCGGCGGGACCGTCTCGCATGGTGAGAGCGGGGGCGGGGGCCGCGGGCAGGATGTGGCGTGTGTGACGGCGGGTGGTCCGCGTGTGAACGACGGCCGTGTTGTGTTGCCGCGACATGTCGGGTTCGTGGCCGAACCGGCCGCGCGCTGTGGTGTGCCGTACACCTTCTCTATGGTCCGTGTCAGGCCTGGACATCTCCCTCCGCCTTCCCCCGTCCCCACCTCACCACCCGCCGCCCGACCCGAACTGTGCGAGGCAATCCATGAGTCAGCCCGTCGACTCCGTCACCGCGGGGCACACCCCCGAGGACATCTCCGGCCAGGAGCCCGCCGCGGCCTGGTCGTTCGAGACCAAGCAGATCCACTCGGGCGCCGCACCCGATCCGACGACCGGCGCCCGCGCGACGCCGATCTACCAGACGACGTCGTTCGTCTTCAAGAACACCCAGCACGCCGCGGACCTGTTCTCCCTCGCCGAGCCGGGCAACATCTACACCCGGATCCACAACCCGACCCAGGACGTCCTGGAGCAGCGGATCGCCGCGCTGGAGGGCGGGGTGGCGGCCGTCGCCCTCGCCTCGGGGCAGGCCGCGGAGACCCTCGCGATCCTCACCCTGGCGAGCGCCGGGGACCACATCGTCTCCAGCACGTCGCTGTACGGCGGTACGTACAACCTGCTGCGCCACACGCTCCCCCGGTTCGGTATCGAGGTGTCCTTCGTCGACGACCCGGACGACCTCGACGCCTGGCGCGCGGCCGTACGCCCGAACACCAAGGCCCTGTTCGCCGAGACGCTGGGCAACCCGCGCGGCAACGTGCTCGACATCCGGGGGGTGGCCGACGCGGCGCACGACGCCGGGGTGCCGCTGATCGTGGACAACACCGTGCCGACGCCCTACCTGCTGCGTCCGCTGGAGCACGGAGCGGACATCGTGGTCCACTCGGCGACGAAGTTCCTCGGCGGGCACGGCACCACCATCGGCGGTGTGGTGGTCGACGGCGGTACGTTCGACTTCGGCGCGCACGCCGAGCGGTTCGCGGACTTCCACGAGCCCGACCCCAGCTACCACGGCCTCCAGTACTGGCCGGCCCTCGGCCCAGGCGCCTTCGCGATCAAGCTCCGGGTCCAGCTGCTGCGCGACCTCGGTCCGGCGCTCGCCCCGCACTCCGCGTTCCTGCTGCTCCAGGGCGTCGAGACGCTCAGCCTGCGCGTCGAGCGCCACACGTCCAACGCGCTGGCGCTGGCCCAGTGGCTGGAGCAGCGCGACGAGGTGTCGGCCGTCCACTACGCGGGACTGGAGTCCAGCCGGTGGTACGAGGCCGGGCAGCGGTACCTGCCGCGGGGCGCGGGCGCGGTCCTGGCCTTCGAGCTGCGGGACGGCGTGGAAGCGGGCAAGCGGTTCGTGGACGGCGTCGAGCTGTTCAGCCACCTCGCCAACATCGGTGACGTACGCAGTCTGATCATCCACCCGGCGTCGACCACCCACAGCCAGCTGGACGAGGAGCAGTTGGTGGCCACCGGCACCGCGCCCGGTCTGGTGCGGCTCTCCGTGGGCCTGGAGAACGTCGACGACCTCAAGGCCGATCTGGAGGCCGGGTTCCGCGCCGCCAAGGCGGCGTCCTGACGATGTCGGTCGAACCGGCCACACGTCCCCTCCCGCCGGCCGCCGCCGGCTGGCAGGAGGGGGACCCGCCGGGCCGCCGCTCCTGGGTGGCGCTGGAGCGCCCCCTCCCCCTGGAGGCGGGCGGTTCGCTGCCCGCCGTACGACTCGCGTACGAGACGTGGGGGCGCCTCGCCCCCGACGCCTCGAACGCGGTGCTGGTCCTGCACGCGCTGACGGGAGACAGCCATGTCGCGGGACCGGCAGGACCGGGGCATCCCACCGGCGGCTGGTGGGATGCCCTGGTCGGACCGGGGCTGCCGTTCGACACGGAGCGGTGGTTCGTGGTCGCGCCGAACGTGCTGGGCGGCTGCCAGGGTAGTACGGGTCCCTCGTCGGTCCGTCCCGGGGCGGCCCGTCCCGGTGAGCGCTGGGGGCCCGGCTTCCCGTACCTGACCCAGCGCGACCAGGTGGCCGCCGAGGCGGCCCTCGCGGACGCCCTGGGCATCGACCGCTGGGCCGTGGTCGTCGGCGGTTCCATGGGCGGGATGCGCGCGCTCGAATGGGCCGTCGGCCACCCGGAGCGCACGGGCTCCCTCCTGGTCCTCGCCTGTCCCGCCGCGGCCTCCGCCGAACAGATCGCGTGGGGCGCCGTCCAGATCGAGGCCATCAGGGCCGATCCGGGCTGGCGCGGGGGCCGCTACCACGACGCCCCGGCCGGCGCCGGGCCGTACCGCGGGCTCGGGGTGGCCCGGCGGATCGCCCATGTGACGTACCGCAGCGAGCCCGAACTGGCCGCCCGGTTCGGCGGCGCCCCGCAGCCGGGCGAACACCCCTGGCGGGGCGGGCGCTACCAGGTCGAGTCGTACCTGGACCACCACGCGGCCAAGCTGGCGCACCGGTTCGACGCGGGCAGCTACGTGACGCTGACCGAGGCGATGAACGGCCACGACGTGGGCCGGGACCGGGGCGGCGCAACCGCCGCGCTGCGCCGGGCCACCATGCCCGCGCTGATCGCCGGCGTCGACTCCGACCGGCTGTACCCCCCGTCCCAGCAGGCGGAGCTGGCCGCCGCGCTGCCGGGCGCGGACCGGCCGAGGGTCATCGAGTCGCCGTACGGACACGACGGCTTCCTCATCGAGGCGGAACAGGTGGGCGCGCTGGTGCGGGAGTTGCTGGCGTGAGGTGACACGGGCCGCCCCGGTCCCGGAGACGGACGGCGGCGGGGACAGCCCGGACTACGGGGCCGTACGCCCGAACGGGTGATCGGGCCCGCTGTCCGGGTGTCGCGCGCGCCGGGAGGGACCGGTGGCGACCCCGGCGGAAGACACTCGCGGGTGTGACGGACACAGAGGGTCAGGACGGACGGGGCAAGGAGAACGGCGGCGCGCCGCACGGCGCGGCCGGCGGCGCGGTGATCATGCCCAGGCTCGACGCCGAGCAGTCGGGGCTCCTGCGGCGGGTCGGTGAGGAGTGGGGGCGGGTGTCCGCGCCCCCCGAGGCCTGGCGCCGCGTCCTGCCGGTGGACCCCGACGTCGGCAGCTACCCCGAGCCGGGGCAGATCGTCCCGGCCCGGTTCGGACGGGTCGTCAGCGTCCCCACGCTCAGCGGCGGACCGACCACGGCCGAGGCCGGCGGGGGCGGCGGGGACGAGGCGGGGACGGGCGCCGAATGGCAGCCCGGCGGTCTGGCGCTCCGCCTCCGGCGGACCCTCCTCGGGGCTCCCCTCGCGAACACGGCGATCGTGCGCGAGCGGATGCGCAAGCTGGTGGCGCTGCCGGTGCTCTCGGCGGACGCCCTGTCCTCGGTGGCGTACGGCCCCGAGGCGATGCTGCTGGTCCTGGTGCTCGCCGGGACCGCCGGGCTCCACGCGACCGTGCCGGTGGCGCTCGCGATCGTGTTTCTCATGCTCGCCGTGGGGTTGTCGTACCGTCAGACGATCCGCGCGTATCCGATGGGCGGGGGCTCGTACATCGTCGCGACGGACAACCTGGGACGCATCCCGGGACTGATCGCGGCCGCCGGGCTGATGACGGACTACATCCTCACCGTCGCCGTCTCGGTCTCCTCCGGCATGGGGGCGGTCACCTCGGCGATCCCGAGCCTGTCCCCGGAGATCGTGCCGATCGGCGTGCTGGTCATCGCCATCCTCCTGGCCGGCAACCTGCGCGGCGTGCGGCAGGCGGGCGCGCTGTTCGCCGCGCCCACCTACGCCTTCATCGTCGCCATCCTCGCGCTGGTGGCCACGGGCCTGTACAGCGCGGCGGGCCGGGACTTCGCCCCCACACCGCACCCGGTCGTGACCGCGACCGAGGGGCTGGGCGTGCTGCTGGTGATGAAGGCCTTCGCCTCCGGGGCCACGGCGATGACCGGCATCGAGGCGATCTCCAACGCCGTGCCCGCCTTCAAGCCGGTCGCCTGGCGCAACGCGCGCACGACACTGTCGTGGATGATCGTGCTGCTCGTGGTGTTGTTCTCCGGGGTGATCGCCCTGATCCACTACGAGGGGATCGTGCCGCAGACGGGGGAGACCGCGCTGTCCCAACTGGCCCATCGCAGCTACGGGTCGAACGGGTTCTACGTCTTCACCCAGGCGGCGACCGCGCTGGTGCTCCTGCTCGCCGCGAACACCGCGTACAACGACTTCCCCCGGGTCCTGTTCCTGCTGGCGCGCGACGACCACGCGCCACGGATCTTCCTGCGCCTGGGCGACCGGCTGGCGTTCTCCAACGGGATCATCCTGCTGTCGGTGGCCGCCGCGCTCGTCTACATCGCCTTCGAGGGCAAGACGGCGTCGCTGATCCCGCTGTACGCCGTCGGGGTGTTCCTCGCCTTCACCCTGTCGCAGTGGGGCATGGTCGTGCACTGGTGGCGCAAGCGCAACCGGCACTGGCGCAAGAGCCTGTGCTTCAACGCCACCGGCGCCGTCCTGTCGGCGGCCGTCTTCATCACGGCGGGCATCACCAAGTTCACGGCCGGGGCGTGGCTCGCCATTCTCGCGGTGGGCGCGTTCCTTCTGGTGACGACGCGGATCCACCGCCACTACGCGAGGGTGCGTCAGGCGCTCCGCCTGCACCCGCAGATGATCGAGATCCCCGGGCACTCGATCACGCCCCACTCGCGCCCCGACACCGGCATCGGCATCGGCACCGGGTCCGGGTCCGGGTCAGCCGCCCGCGCGCCCGCGCCGCCGGGTCCCGCCGCTCCGACGGGGGCCGACCCCACGGCCTCGGCGGGCCGGGAGCGGGACGCGGAGACGGAGGACACCCCGGAGGAGATCCGCCATCTGTCCGTCGTGCCGATCGACGCCCTGCACCAGGCGAGCATGCGCGCCCTCGCCTACGCCGCCTCGCTCCAGCAGCCCGTGCTGGCGCTGCACGTCAGTCCGGCCGAGGAGGAGGCCGAGCTGTTCCGGGAGTCGTGGCGGCTGTGGGGGAACCGGCTGCCGCTGGCGGTCGTCGTGTCCCCGTACCGCGCGATCGTGGCCCCGATGATCGGGTACATCGAGTCCCTGCACCGGCAGCGGCCCGATCTGACGATCACGGTGATCCTGCCGGAGATCGTCGTACGCCACTGGTACCACCGGATCCTGCACAGCTATCTCGGCGGGCGGCTGCGGCGGTCGCTCCGGCCCCTGCCGAAGATCGTCGTGACGACGGTCCCGTTCCACGTCTAGCCGCTGCTCAGAGGCAGGTGGCGTACGCCCGGTCCTCGCTGGTTCCGCATTGAACTTCCGTATTGAAACATCAACTATCCACACAATTGGCCGATTTGCCCATCTATGTCTAGAGTTGACGGTGTCATTGCCGTACGGGCAATCGCGTCTACACGAGGAGCTGACATGCTTTCTCAGACCATGAGGGCCGGAGAAATCACCCTTGACGGGCACGCGTTGGGGGTGGCCATGACCGAGCCCGAAGCCCCGCAGAGCGACGCGCCTGTGTACTCGCCCGAGGCCGCGGGACTGTTGCTGCTCGCGCTGCTCCTCTCGCCCAAGGAGCCGAAGGAACCGAAGGGCCGGTGATTCCGGACCGGTCGCGGACCACATACCAGGAATCGGCGGCCGGCCTGGCACGACGTGCCCTCGATGCCCTCCGGGGCACCGGGGGCACGGCCATGGTCGCGGAACACGTCGAACAGGCGGAGGATCCGGGCGCGGCGCTG includes:
- a CDS encoding LLM class flavin-dependent oxidoreductase; protein product: MPVEFLGIAATHDGSETHPRSGASFDKDYTLKLARAHEDHGWDRVLFAYGSGSPDPAPAAAYIAAHLDKLQLLLAHRPNVSYPTFAAKTFATLDRISDGRLTVHFITGGSDQEQGREGDTLTKDQRYSRTREYIEIVKRIWTSHEPFDHEGEHYRFHDFVSDVFPVQQPRPNVSFGGSSDAAHAAGGAEADIYCLWGEPLAKTAEQIETVKAAARAAGRTTPPRIQVAFRPIIAPTEELAWEKAHRTVAAINARKERGDALVRRGRGAPENTGSQRLIAIAEAGERYDRALWTPTAAATGGAGNSNALVGTPETVAQALLDYYDLGVDILSARGYDLLGDAIDFGRHVIPLVREEVAKRDTERTARAARTENAGTGPLRLAEAGR
- a CDS encoding GNAT family N-acetyltransferase encodes the protein MTSVAEPGGLTWATAAVTDPLARPMLRELGDEYSARYGKDAHAEMARYPAAEFEPPHGVLLLLLERGEAVAGGAFRRYDPATAELKRIWTHSAHRRRGLARRVVAELERLAAARGYRRVCLTTGPRQPEAKGLYLRTGYTPLFDTAADPETIGPLPFEKHLAPSRGKR
- a CDS encoding ABC transporter substrate-binding protein yields the protein MKTVRAQVSAVLAAVLLLPALAACGADDTSGKETAGAASPAPSGDVVAALKKDDALAKLLPADVRERGTIKIASSVGAAPSAYFPDATGKKPVGLDIDIADGVAKILGLRLEREEASFEAILPALGSGKYDVGTGNFGVTDERRKTIDFVTYINDGQGFAVSKNDTTTQKVTKLDELCGKTVGVGAGTTFEATLNANKSVCAEAGKKPYTVKVYSDTGAGLTSLQQGRIDIEMSTINGLRYQAAQPAAGIKFLGEFHRLDVGFAFKKGSPLLPAFEGAVNELIADGTYKKILARWGTQDSAIEKSEISPPEKK
- a CDS encoding amino acid ABC transporter permease, which gives rise to METATGTAQAAPPPGSLVPPGTAQDGEQLATLKVVPARHYWRWAAGVAALVVVAQFIHGLATNPGWDWHTFSLYLTADSVLKAVWVTLQLTAYGTVLGFALGIVLAFMRLSRSAILQTVAWTYIWAFRSIPLIVQLLFWFNLAYLYKELGVGIPFGPVLWSFDTLNLVGALSAAVIGLALHQAAYAAEIVRGGIISVDGGQLEAAAALGIPRLRQLRRILLPQAMRGILPNAANEVISLFKGTSIVSVMAIGELFYQVQVIYGRNGRVVPLLMVATAWYILLTTLLSVVQYYVERHFARGHERTPPPTPFQRARTFVLKLRATAATGGFPR
- a CDS encoding amino acid ABC transporter ATP-binding protein; translation: MVDVRGVHKNFGTLEVLRGVDLQVRTGEVTVVLGPSGSGKSTLLRSINHLEKLNKGYISIDGELIGYRRAGHKLHELKEREVLKQRLHIGFVFQNFNLFPHLTVVENIIEAPVSALRVPRKQALEQARVLLERVGLADKTGVYPRQLSGGQQQRVAIARALALEPKVLLFDEPTSALDPELVGEVLDVIKDLARSGTTMIVVTHEIGFAREVADTVVFMDGGVIVEQGTPAEVLDRPRHERTKAFLSKVL
- a CDS encoding ABC transporter substrate-binding protein, whose translation is MSPRRAFRPAAALLGLVTALTLTACGDPADDTVSNAAPAAKGAKKAEFDLSPNQKRITTPKVDAVAALLPAAIRERGTLEVVNSAGSAPPLDFYATDDKTVIGVETDISALIANVLGLKLESNTVDWANIFVGLDSGKYDLGISNITVTEERKEKYDFATYRLDNLAFEAKKGSGWKVDGPEDVAGKTIGVSSGTNQEKLLVTWSEENVKKGLKATDIKYYQNSTDYYLALGSGRLDAYLGPNPVAAYHSASTGQTEVIGTYSGGGADVQGKIAATTKKDNGLIKAVHEALNTVIENGSYGKVLKRWGLSNEAVTSSELNPPGLPKTNQ
- a CDS encoding glutathione S-transferase C-terminal domain-containing protein, with product MSLITPAIAPSIRGRIGCDARSGHYAVPRRYRLHLSPACPTCLEIAVTHSLLDLGDTLPVALLPAVPDGPGGGYEALLPLYEATSHHHPGPAAAPVLSDGWTGRIVSTYVPDILRDLSVRFGGSGPELRPRGTEEEIEAVALLCERDIGVNAGIAGRPATGPEDRDRALHTLFAALDTLEQRMEAREFVLGGDTPTAADVQLWVALVYLDTVHRPHLDTVAARCVAHYPRLWDYTRRLAARPAFGAHLDLAAIALKYHAQCPCPAGSPGTGTGQLG
- a CDS encoding putative leader peptide, whose amino-acid sequence is MGRSGLDIDRGAGTARSLPLLTSRRHIDLLRVCSAA
- a CDS encoding bifunctional o-acetylhomoserine/o-acetylserine sulfhydrylase — translated: MSQPVDSVTAGHTPEDISGQEPAAAWSFETKQIHSGAAPDPTTGARATPIYQTTSFVFKNTQHAADLFSLAEPGNIYTRIHNPTQDVLEQRIAALEGGVAAVALASGQAAETLAILTLASAGDHIVSSTSLYGGTYNLLRHTLPRFGIEVSFVDDPDDLDAWRAAVRPNTKALFAETLGNPRGNVLDIRGVADAAHDAGVPLIVDNTVPTPYLLRPLEHGADIVVHSATKFLGGHGTTIGGVVVDGGTFDFGAHAERFADFHEPDPSYHGLQYWPALGPGAFAIKLRVQLLRDLGPALAPHSAFLLLQGVETLSLRVERHTSNALALAQWLEQRDEVSAVHYAGLESSRWYEAGQRYLPRGAGAVLAFELRDGVEAGKRFVDGVELFSHLANIGDVRSLIIHPASTTHSQLDEEQLVATGTAPGLVRLSVGLENVDDLKADLEAGFRAAKAAS
- the metX gene encoding homoserine O-acetyltransferase MetX gives rise to the protein MSVEPATRPLPPAAAGWQEGDPPGRRSWVALERPLPLEAGGSLPAVRLAYETWGRLAPDASNAVLVLHALTGDSHVAGPAGPGHPTGGWWDALVGPGLPFDTERWFVVAPNVLGGCQGSTGPSSVRPGAARPGERWGPGFPYLTQRDQVAAEAALADALGIDRWAVVVGGSMGGMRALEWAVGHPERTGSLLVLACPAAASAEQIAWGAVQIEAIRADPGWRGGRYHDAPAGAGPYRGLGVARRIAHVTYRSEPELAARFGGAPQPGEHPWRGGRYQVESYLDHHAAKLAHRFDAGSYVTLTEAMNGHDVGRDRGGATAALRRATMPALIAGVDSDRLYPPSQQAELAAALPGADRPRVIESPYGHDGFLIEAEQVGALVRELLA